Proteins co-encoded in one Stutzerimonas stutzeri genomic window:
- a CDS encoding glycosyltransferase family 4 protein, producing the protein MQLAFILYKYFPFGGLQRDFMRIALECQRRGHAIRVYTMIWEGDVPDGFEVLIAPVKALFNHTRNERFTAWVEADLAKRPVARVVGFNKMPGLDVYYAADPCFEDKAQTLRNPIYRRWGRYKHFAEYERAVFDPRSTTEILMISEVQQPLFVKHYATPAERFHLLPPGIAPDRRAPANAAQIRQAFRDEFELGSDELLLVQIGSGFKTKGLDRSLKALASLPRELKRRTRLFIIGQDDPKPFQLQAKTLGVSSQVEFLKGRSDIPRFLLGADLLIHPAYNENTGTVLLEALVAGMPVVVTDVCGYAHYIAEADCGRVIPSPFDQERFDRTLAEMLADDVQRNRWARNALAYADSADLYSMPQRAADVILAERP; encoded by the coding sequence ATGCAGCTGGCGTTCATTCTGTACAAGTACTTTCCCTTCGGTGGGCTGCAGCGCGACTTCATGCGCATCGCCCTGGAGTGCCAGCGGCGCGGCCATGCCATCCGGGTCTACACGATGATCTGGGAGGGCGATGTTCCCGACGGTTTCGAGGTGCTGATCGCGCCGGTCAAGGCGCTGTTCAACCACACGCGTAATGAGCGCTTCACCGCTTGGGTCGAAGCCGACCTGGCCAAACGGCCGGTGGCGCGAGTGGTCGGCTTCAACAAGATGCCTGGGCTCGACGTTTATTACGCGGCGGACCCCTGCTTCGAAGACAAGGCGCAGACGCTGCGCAATCCGATCTATCGCCGCTGGGGGCGCTACAAGCATTTTGCCGAGTACGAGCGGGCGGTGTTCGACCCCCGATCCACGACCGAGATCCTGATGATTTCCGAGGTCCAGCAGCCGCTGTTCGTCAAGCACTACGCAACGCCGGCCGAGCGCTTTCATCTGCTGCCACCGGGCATTGCTCCGGATCGCCGCGCCCCGGCTAATGCCGCGCAGATTCGCCAGGCGTTTCGCGACGAATTCGAGCTGGGCAGCGATGAGCTGTTGCTGGTGCAGATCGGCTCCGGCTTCAAGACCAAGGGGCTCGACCGCAGCCTCAAGGCGCTGGCGTCGCTTCCGCGCGAGCTGAAACGGCGTACACGCCTGTTCATCATCGGGCAGGACGATCCGAAGCCCTTTCAATTGCAGGCCAAGACGCTGGGCGTCTCCAGTCAGGTCGAGTTTCTCAAGGGGCGCAGCGACATTCCGCGTTTTCTGCTCGGGGCGGACCTGCTGATTCATCCGGCATACAACGAGAATACCGGCACGGTCCTGCTGGAAGCGCTGGTTGCTGGCATGCCGGTGGTGGTGACGGATGTGTGCGGTTATGCCCACTACATCGCCGAGGCCGATTGCGGGCGTGTAATCCCCAGTCCCTTCGACCAGGAGCGGTTCGACCGCACGCTGGCCGAGATGCTCGCCGATGACGTCCAGCGCAACCGCTGGGCACGTAATGCCCTGGCCTATGCCGACAGCGCAGACCTTTACAGCATGCCGCAGCGGGCAGCCGATGTAATTCTGGCGGAGCGACCATGA
- the rfaP gene encoding lipopolysaccharide core heptose(I) kinase RfaP, which yields MSVILAEPFQTLWAGRDPFDAVEQLQGQVYRELDGRRTLRTEVQGRGYFVKIHRGIGWGEILKNLATAKLPVLGAGQEWRAIERLHEVGVPTMTAVAYGERGSNPAAQHSFIITEELAPTISLEDFTVDWLAHPPAPALKRALIAEVARMTGTMHRAGVNHRDCYICHFLLHTDKPVMVDGLRLSLIDLHRAQVRRHIPRRWRDKDLAGLYFSALGIGLTERDTLRFLRDYFQQPLRQVLRDEARLLDQLQRKAARLSARKARYGDAL from the coding sequence ATGAGCGTAATCCTTGCCGAGCCCTTCCAGACGCTCTGGGCGGGCCGCGACCCGTTCGACGCGGTCGAGCAGCTTCAAGGCCAGGTCTATCGCGAACTCGACGGCCGGCGCACCTTGCGCACCGAAGTCCAGGGACGTGGCTACTTCGTCAAGATTCACCGCGGCATCGGCTGGGGCGAGATCCTCAAGAATCTTGCGACCGCCAAGCTGCCGGTACTCGGGGCCGGACAGGAATGGCGCGCCATTGAGCGCCTGCACGAGGTGGGCGTCCCGACCATGACGGCGGTGGCCTATGGCGAGCGCGGCAGTAATCCGGCCGCACAGCATTCGTTCATCATCACCGAAGAACTGGCGCCGACGATCAGCCTCGAGGATTTCACTGTCGACTGGCTCGCCCATCCGCCTGCTCCGGCGCTCAAGCGTGCGCTGATTGCCGAGGTCGCGCGCATGACCGGCACCATGCATCGCGCCGGGGTGAATCATCGCGACTGTTACATCTGCCATTTTCTCTTGCACACCGACAAGCCAGTGATGGTCGATGGCTTGCGTCTGTCCTTGATCGACCTGCATCGCGCCCAGGTTCGCCGCCATATTCCCCGCCGCTGGCGCGACAAGGATCTGGCCGGTCTGTATTTCTCGGCGTTAGGCATTGGCTTGACCGAGCGCGACACGCTGCGTTTCCTGCGTGATTATTTTCAGCAGCCGCTACGCCAGGTGCTACGCGACGAGGCACGATTGCTCGATCAGCTGCAGCGCAAGGCGGCAAGGCTCAGCGCGCGCAAGGCACGCTATGGAGACGCGCTCTGA
- a CDS encoding lipopolysaccharide kinase InaA family protein has product MAGWVLDPEYSALSPDFGSVQSVFDLAGERVTKDAISEVIRVERGGVVYYVKRYRSSGKSLRRYLGRPRVKAEWQNLKLFRRWGIPTAPIVAYGLERQHGAFTRGALITRELPRTDDLAALAKRHDPRLQDPDWVRRVSFQLAAATRSMHARRFAHNDLKWRNVLVDPQLNLYLIDCPTGAFWWGPFLERRIIKDLACLDKVAKYHLSRTQRLRFYLEYAERDRLTVQDKTRLRQVLGYFEGRE; this is encoded by the coding sequence ATGGCCGGTTGGGTACTGGACCCCGAGTATTCGGCGTTGTCGCCCGATTTCGGCAGCGTGCAGTCGGTCTTCGACCTGGCGGGCGAGCGGGTGACCAAGGACGCCATCTCGGAAGTGATTCGCGTGGAGCGGGGCGGGGTGGTGTATTACGTCAAGCGCTACAGGAGCTCGGGCAAAAGCCTGCGCCGCTATCTCGGCCGGCCCCGCGTCAAAGCCGAGTGGCAGAATCTCAAGTTGTTCAGGCGCTGGGGAATTCCCACGGCGCCGATCGTCGCCTACGGTCTGGAGCGTCAGCACGGCGCTTTCACCCGTGGCGCGCTGATCACCCGCGAGCTGCCTCGGACCGACGATCTGGCTGCGCTTGCCAAGCGACACGACCCGCGGTTGCAGGATCCTGACTGGGTGCGGCGGGTCAGCTTCCAGCTGGCCGCCGCGACTCGCAGCATGCATGCGAGGCGCTTTGCGCACAACGATCTGAAATGGCGCAATGTGCTGGTCGATCCGCAGCTCAATCTTTACCTGATCGACTGCCCCACGGGGGCGTTCTGGTGGGGGCCTTTTCTCGAGCGGCGGATCATCAAGGATCTCGCCTGCCTGGACAAGGTCGCCAAGTACCACCTGAGTCGAACCCAGCGCCTGCGCTTCTACCTGGAGTATGCCGAGCGCGATCGGCTGACAGTCCAGGACAAGACGCGGCTTCGTCAGGTACTGGGCTATTTCGAGGGGCGGGAATGA
- a CDS encoding lipopolysaccharide kinase InaA family protein produces MKDFIAEVDRDLLVRHGLADFEALWALQLDAVDEPNVERGGWSSVFRMELEDRSFYLKRQSNHLTRSLTHPLGEPTFAREFRAIEQFRALGIPALQASFFASRRVAGEQRAVLLTRALDGWQDLDSWLTQWPSLTTPRRSGILQATGALARRLHACGQMHGCFYPKHIFLQEQPDGWHARLIDLEKTRPLLLGRADRVKDLEPLLRRAGCWSEEEVRCLLGAYLDNNAEIDDWVHRLGRRRRHKVSRA; encoded by the coding sequence ATGAAGGACTTCATCGCGGAGGTGGACCGAGACCTGCTGGTGCGTCATGGACTGGCGGATTTCGAGGCGCTCTGGGCGCTGCAGCTGGACGCGGTCGATGAGCCGAACGTCGAGCGAGGTGGCTGGAGCAGCGTGTTCCGGATGGAGCTGGAGGATCGGTCGTTCTACCTGAAACGCCAGAGCAACCATTTGACGCGTAGCCTGACGCACCCGCTCGGCGAGCCCACCTTCGCCCGGGAGTTTCGCGCCATTGAGCAGTTTCGGGCACTCGGCATTCCTGCTCTGCAGGCGAGCTTCTTCGCGAGCCGCCGGGTCGCTGGCGAGCAGCGCGCGGTGCTTCTCACCCGTGCGCTCGACGGCTGGCAGGATCTCGACAGCTGGCTGACGCAATGGCCGTCGCTGACCACCCCGCGGCGCAGCGGTATTCTCCAGGCGACGGGCGCGCTGGCGCGCCGGCTGCACGCGTGCGGGCAAATGCACGGCTGTTTCTATCCCAAGCACATCTTCTTGCAGGAGCAGCCCGATGGCTGGCACGCCCGCCTGATCGACCTGGAGAAAACCCGGCCGCTGCTGCTCGGGCGAGCCGACCGGGTCAAGGACCTGGAGCCGCTTTTGCGACGAGCCGGTTGTTGGAGCGAAGAGGAAGTTCGTTGCCTGCTTGGCGCCTATCTGGACAACAACGCTGAGATCGATGACTGGGTGCACCGGTTGGGCCGCCGTCGGCGCCATAAGGTGTCGCGCGCATGA
- a CDS encoding lipopolysaccharide kinase InaA family protein, translating to MRLSELAACGRQPSLPLTADIGEAGELVVEQWLRVLPGQRYVGRAQWQGRTVLAKLMVGSNGHRHYLRERDGAASLAAQGLPTPGVLVDGWKAGEGGWLLFDFLDNARSLWDAWRECEHEAPLSEAQAELLGAALALIAQMHSRGLWQEDLHLDNLLLQDGVLHVVDGGGVRAETPGQPLSRERVLANLGVFFAQLPATIEPFIEELLVHYLLANSEHALPLEALLKEVHKIRAWRLNDFLKKIARDCSLFSARIGAFGARVVRREAHERLQGVLDDPDAFIAGGHLYKTGGAATVARVEVDGQPLLIKRYNIKNPLHWCKRFWRPSRAWHSWVEGNRLDFLGIATPRLLAVIEHRWLWLRGPAWLITELLDGEDIIARFQPYLNEAPPEDELAALDRLFAALIRERISHGDLKGHNLFWEQGRWSLIDLDAVQQHASDVSFARAYAKDRARFLRNWPTDSALYRLLDERLPKLI from the coding sequence ATGAGGTTATCGGAGCTGGCCGCCTGTGGCCGTCAACCGTCGCTACCGCTGACGGCCGATATCGGCGAGGCGGGCGAACTCGTCGTCGAGCAATGGCTGCGCGTACTGCCGGGGCAGCGCTATGTAGGACGGGCGCAGTGGCAGGGCAGGACCGTGCTGGCGAAATTGATGGTCGGAAGCAACGGGCATCGGCATTACCTGCGTGAGCGGGACGGCGCGGCGTCATTAGCGGCTCAAGGGCTGCCGACTCCAGGCGTCTTGGTCGACGGCTGGAAGGCAGGTGAGGGTGGCTGGCTGCTGTTCGACTTCCTCGACAATGCCCGGAGCCTGTGGGATGCCTGGCGCGAGTGCGAGCATGAGGCGCCGCTGAGCGAGGCGCAGGCCGAGTTGCTTGGGGCCGCACTGGCGCTCATTGCGCAAATGCACAGCCGTGGCCTCTGGCAGGAAGACCTGCATCTCGACAATCTATTGCTACAGGACGGCGTGTTGCACGTGGTCGACGGCGGTGGCGTGAGAGCCGAAACGCCTGGCCAGCCGCTGTCCCGCGAGCGTGTACTGGCCAACCTGGGCGTATTTTTCGCTCAGTTGCCCGCCACGATCGAGCCCTTCATCGAAGAGCTGCTGGTGCACTACCTGCTCGCGAACAGCGAGCATGCCCTGCCGCTGGAGGCGCTGCTCAAGGAAGTGCACAAGATCCGCGCCTGGCGTCTGAACGATTTCCTGAAGAAGATCGCGCGTGATTGCAGCCTGTTCAGTGCGCGTATCGGTGCGTTCGGCGCCCGAGTGGTACGGCGCGAGGCGCACGAGCGACTGCAGGGGGTACTGGACGATCCCGACGCGTTCATTGCGGGTGGTCACCTGTACAAGACCGGCGGCGCGGCGACCGTCGCCCGGGTCGAAGTGGACGGCCAGCCGCTGCTGATCAAGCGCTACAACATCAAGAACCCGTTGCACTGGTGCAAGCGCTTCTGGCGGCCCAGCCGTGCCTGGCACAGTTGGGTCGAAGGCAATCGCCTCGACTTTCTCGGCATCGCCACGCCTCGTCTGCTCGCGGTGATCGAGCATCGTTGGCTGTGGCTGCGAGGGCCGGCGTGGCTAATTACCGAATTGCTTGACGGAGAAGATATAATCGCGCGTTTTCAGCCGTACCTGAACGAGGCACCGCCGGAGGACGAACTGGCTGCGCTGGATCGCTTGTTTGCCGCGCTGATACGCGAACGTATCAGTCACGGCGATCTGAAAGGTCACAACCTGTTCTGGGAGCAGGGCCGCTGGTCGCTCATCGATCTCGATGCCGTGCAGCAGCATGCGAGTGACGTCAGCTTCGCCCGTGCCTACGCCAAGGACCGAGCACGTTTTCTGCGTAACTGGCCGACCGATTCAGCGCTCTACCGACTGCTGGACGAACGGTTACCCAAATTGATTTGA
- a CDS encoding carbamoyltransferase family protein — MALTILGLSGALSHDPSAALYVDGKLIAAVEEERFVRDKHAKNRMPYESAKFCLEQAGIKPADVDVVAIPFAPISIFEKARWHYAKRYWYAPDRALDAILMGNRRYYRYKKRIEWCLQQLGFDLKKVKLQPVEHHLAHASSAYHCSGFTEKTAILGIDGKGEYATTFFGWGENGKIHKIKEFYDPDSLGGLYGAITEFLGFEMLDGEFKVMGMAPYGDAAKYDFSRLATFENGELTINTEYANVIGFRRYKEKGKGYYFSPKLIEWLGPKREGDIADDPYIHYAAAMQALFEKLALQMMDYYLGDIIRETGKIAFAGGCALNVKLNQKIIARDEVKELFVQPASGDAGTAVGAAAYVSVQRGVPVEKMEHVYLGPSYSNEDVIAACARHPSKPVFKQIPNTPERIARIMVDGNPVAWFQGRMEFGPRALGGRSIIGCPSVPGVADRINEQIKFRERWRPFCPSMLDTVAPQMLKVDHPSPFMTFTFEVNEGWKERVGEVVHEDGTSRAQVLERRHNPRWYDLMLELEKLTGNGVSLNTSLNRRGEPMICSPTDALNMFYGSDLQYLIMEDILVVKDGKDWYE, encoded by the coding sequence GTGGCATTGACGATTCTCGGCCTATCCGGCGCTCTCAGTCATGATCCTTCCGCCGCTCTGTACGTCGACGGCAAGCTGATCGCTGCCGTCGAAGAAGAGCGCTTCGTGCGTGACAAGCATGCCAAGAACCGCATGCCCTACGAGTCCGCCAAGTTCTGCCTGGAGCAGGCCGGCATCAAGCCGGCGGATGTCGACGTGGTGGCGATTCCCTTCGCCCCGATCAGCATCTTCGAAAAAGCCCGTTGGCATTACGCCAAGCGCTACTGGTACGCGCCGGACCGCGCGCTGGATGCCATCCTCATGGGCAACCGCCGCTACTACCGCTACAAGAAGCGCATCGAATGGTGCCTGCAGCAACTGGGCTTCGACCTGAAGAAGGTCAAGTTGCAGCCGGTCGAGCATCATCTGGCCCATGCCTCCAGCGCCTACCACTGCTCCGGTTTCACCGAGAAGACCGCCATCCTCGGCATCGATGGCAAAGGCGAATACGCCACCACCTTCTTCGGCTGGGGCGAGAACGGCAAGATCCACAAGATCAAGGAATTCTACGACCCGGATTCGCTGGGTGGGCTGTATGGCGCGATCACTGAATTCCTCGGCTTCGAGATGCTCGATGGCGAGTTCAAGGTGATGGGCATGGCCCCTTACGGCGATGCGGCCAAGTACGACTTCTCGCGCCTGGCGACCTTCGAGAACGGCGAGCTGACCATCAATACCGAGTACGCCAACGTCATCGGCTTCCGTCGTTACAAGGAAAAGGGCAAGGGTTACTACTTCTCGCCGAAGCTGATCGAGTGGCTGGGACCCAAGCGCGAGGGCGACATCGCCGACGACCCCTATATCCATTACGCCGCCGCCATGCAGGCGCTGTTCGAAAAGCTCGCACTGCAGATGATGGATTACTACCTGGGCGACATCATCCGCGAGACCGGCAAGATCGCCTTCGCTGGCGGCTGTGCGCTGAACGTCAAGCTCAACCAGAAGATCATCGCGCGCGACGAGGTCAAGGAGCTGTTCGTTCAGCCAGCCTCGGGCGACGCGGGCACCGCGGTGGGCGCGGCGGCCTATGTATCGGTACAGCGCGGCGTGCCGGTCGAGAAGATGGAGCACGTCTACCTCGGCCCGTCCTATTCGAACGAAGACGTGATCGCCGCCTGTGCGCGCCATCCGAGCAAACCGGTGTTCAAGCAAATCCCCAACACGCCCGAGCGCATCGCCCGGATCATGGTCGATGGTAACCCGGTCGCCTGGTTCCAGGGCCGCATGGAGTTCGGCCCGCGTGCGTTGGGCGGCCGCTCCATCATCGGCTGCCCAAGCGTGCCGGGTGTGGCCGACCGCATCAACGAGCAGATCAAGTTCCGCGAACGCTGGAGACCCTTCTGCCCGTCGATGCTCGACACCGTGGCGCCGCAGATGCTCAAGGTCGATCATCCGAGCCCCTTCATGACCTTCACCTTCGAGGTCAACGAGGGCTGGAAGGAGCGTGTGGGCGAAGTGGTCCACGAGGATGGCACCTCACGCGCCCAGGTCCTCGAACGCCGCCACAACCCGCGCTGGTACGACCTGATGCTGGAGCTGGAAAAGCTCACCGGCAATGGCGTCTCGCTGAACACCTCGCTCAACCGCCGCGGCGAGCCCATGATTTGTTCGCCGACCGATGCGCTGAACATGTTCTATGGCTCCGACCTGCAATACTTGATCATGGAGGACATCCTCGTGGTCAAGGACGGCAAGGATTGGTATGAGTAG
- a CDS encoding glycosyltransferase family 2 protein, whose product MSRSSLLITVVIPAYNYAKTLPRAVESVIAQLSEHSELLVIDDGSTDETPAVLAELQARHSARFRMIRKPNGGLSSVRNLGIAEAKGAYLVFLDADDELAPDALRLLSEHLEHHPQTRMVIGGHWAVWPDGKRRKHLPAALPEDRLARLRGYLLTKTIGLANGASAIHRDVFRLGNYPESFRNAEDIPVFSQALANFDCTILVAPMALIYKHDDSMRHDIKQDCAVGLAIVEEVFDKGRVPAAMASLRRPFKAQRCLSLFRGLLNAERFDEAREMYRQAIGTDWRVIFKMSYTRKALRLWFGGKG is encoded by the coding sequence ATGAGTAGGTCTAGTTTGCTGATTACCGTCGTCATACCGGCATATAACTACGCGAAAACGCTCCCTCGTGCAGTCGAGTCGGTAATTGCTCAACTGAGCGAGCATAGCGAGCTATTAGTAATCGATGATGGCTCTACCGACGAAACTCCTGCTGTGCTCGCGGAGTTGCAAGCCAGACATTCTGCACGGTTTCGCATGATTCGTAAGCCTAACGGCGGGCTCTCCTCGGTGCGCAACCTCGGTATCGCAGAAGCTAAAGGAGCCTATCTGGTATTTCTGGATGCAGATGACGAATTGGCGCCGGATGCCTTAAGGTTGTTGAGCGAACACCTCGAGCATCATCCGCAAACGCGTATGGTGATTGGCGGGCATTGGGCGGTATGGCCCGATGGTAAGCGCCGCAAGCATTTGCCAGCAGCTCTTCCAGAGGATCGGCTGGCGCGGTTGAGAGGATATTTGCTGACAAAAACGATAGGCCTTGCCAACGGGGCGTCAGCTATCCATCGCGATGTCTTTCGGCTCGGGAACTACCCCGAAAGCTTCCGCAACGCCGAGGATATTCCTGTCTTCAGCCAAGCGCTTGCAAACTTCGACTGCACGATTCTTGTGGCGCCCATGGCTTTGATCTACAAGCACGACGACAGTATGCGGCACGACATCAAGCAGGACTGTGCGGTGGGGCTGGCCATTGTCGAGGAGGTGTTCGACAAAGGGCGGGTGCCTGCGGCTATGGCGTCGTTACGCAGGCCATTCAAAGCTCAGCGCTGCCTCTCGTTGTTTCGTGGGCTTTTAAACGCCGAGCGGTTTGACGAGGCGCGTGAAATGTATCGCCAAGCGATCGGGACTGACTGGCGGGTTATATTCAAGATGTCATACACCCGCAAAGCGTTGCGGCTCTGGTTTGGCGGAAAAGGCTGA
- a CDS encoding capsular biosynthesis protein, which produces MNVVFLGLAKHQIQYFSDLLENSALAGTVVTPDTLPLPSISGLRQALRRVEWRRLVQEKCSERATKGRYHGAVYRFLLMLEMLLMALRFARLLRKERPDAVAMWNGSHRYCELLTSMCEENVLRLYFENGLLPGTTTLDPQGVNYRNSVPRDPEFYQSYAERYPDRLRAGQSVSLVPRDAKRQSKSVELPSGYIFIPFQDDWDTQIRLFSPWIHNMRELFSFAELVAQRSGRVVVLKEHPSSRVKYPDLGKRASDRVIFANGNSTQELIEKADCVITVNSTVGLESILLAKPVLVLGEAFYAVEGVAARAQNATEALALLEKLPAWGLSEEMRQAFISYLRDEYCVPGRWQDAGPEHYATVARRIEALAA; this is translated from the coding sequence ATGAATGTAGTGTTTCTCGGCTTGGCTAAGCACCAAATCCAATACTTCAGCGACCTTCTTGAAAATTCGGCACTGGCTGGCACCGTTGTCACGCCGGATACGTTACCTCTTCCATCGATTTCCGGGCTGCGGCAAGCATTACGTCGAGTGGAATGGAGGCGGTTGGTACAAGAGAAATGCAGCGAGCGGGCGACGAAAGGTCGGTATCATGGCGCTGTGTATCGGTTTTTGCTCATGCTTGAGATGCTGCTCATGGCGCTCCGCTTCGCTCGGTTACTGCGTAAGGAGCGGCCCGATGCGGTTGCAATGTGGAACGGTAGCCACCGCTATTGCGAACTCCTCACGAGCATGTGTGAGGAAAATGTGCTGAGATTGTATTTCGAGAATGGACTGCTTCCTGGGACTACAACACTTGACCCCCAGGGCGTTAATTATCGCAACTCGGTACCAAGGGATCCGGAGTTCTATCAAAGTTATGCGGAGCGATACCCTGACCGGCTCCGGGCGGGGCAATCGGTGTCGCTAGTTCCACGAGACGCAAAGCGTCAAAGCAAGTCCGTTGAGCTCCCCAGTGGCTACATCTTCATCCCGTTTCAAGATGATTGGGATACGCAAATTCGGCTGTTCTCACCTTGGATACATAACATGCGCGAGCTGTTCTCTTTTGCAGAACTGGTTGCTCAGCGCAGCGGAAGAGTCGTGGTGCTGAAGGAGCATCCATCGAGTCGAGTAAAATACCCCGATCTTGGAAAGCGTGCTTCAGATAGGGTCATTTTCGCCAACGGAAACTCGACACAAGAATTAATCGAAAAGGCTGACTGCGTTATTACAGTCAATTCCACAGTCGGCCTTGAGAGTATTTTGTTGGCGAAGCCTGTGTTGGTTTTGGGCGAGGCTTTCTATGCTGTCGAAGGCGTTGCAGCCAGGGCTCAGAATGCGACAGAGGCTCTCGCTTTGCTGGAAAAGCTACCCGCCTGGGGGCTCAGCGAAGAGATGCGACAGGCATTCATAAGTTATCTTCGGGATGAATACTGCGTGCCGGGCCGTTGGCAAGACGCAGGTCCGGAACATTATGCAACGGTGGCTAGGAGAATTGAGGCCTTAGCAGCATGA
- a CDS encoding O-antigen ligase family protein encodes MILPSSLHAPLRVLLAIGLYLQLAGICFISDGSRYATITNLMLFAPALAALVFGKQLWPPLNRASFSVLMALCFWVALVSVFNEGSVGEPWKWLRLLLYVYLYVLAIGVVMQDRTLWRIMLLFVVFTAAVFAWLSLFQALFIDNRGFGFRAFRLDSWNSHKMADFGNPIVSALYFGVVAIMALCLSLREKGGIRFSLLIAFIGASAYCYFTYSRGVWVGLLIAIVAYLAVSLTPRQFRMLLWVGVPLIIAGLSLLASVDGIDASYRDEIFWQWSSKLSEFWFWGAGAGADPNICIEGIRRCFNQAHSLYLQFFYEYGFPGLLLLLALIGTLLLGGWRNRSIQGYASLGLALMVFVIVVSIANYYVILLRPSVFWIVFWLPVAILMYEGAGGGRSEVK; translated from the coding sequence ATGATTCTACCCTCGTCGCTCCATGCCCCCTTGCGAGTATTGCTCGCGATCGGGCTGTATCTACAGCTTGCGGGGATTTGCTTTATTTCTGATGGTAGTCGTTACGCTACCATCACAAACTTAATGCTATTTGCGCCGGCACTCGCCGCGCTCGTTTTCGGTAAGCAATTATGGCCGCCGTTGAATAGAGCTTCGTTTAGCGTGCTAATGGCCCTGTGTTTTTGGGTAGCCCTTGTTTCTGTATTCAACGAGGGGAGCGTTGGCGAACCCTGGAAATGGCTGCGGTTGCTTCTCTATGTATATCTCTATGTGTTAGCCATTGGCGTGGTGATGCAGGACAGGACTCTCTGGCGAATCATGCTTCTGTTTGTTGTCTTTACTGCGGCGGTATTTGCCTGGCTCAGTCTGTTTCAAGCGCTCTTCATCGATAACCGAGGCTTTGGCTTTCGAGCATTCAGGCTGGATTCATGGAATAGCCACAAAATGGCAGATTTTGGGAATCCGATCGTATCTGCTTTGTACTTTGGTGTCGTGGCGATCATGGCGCTCTGCCTGTCGCTACGCGAAAAAGGTGGGATCAGGTTCTCGTTGCTAATCGCGTTTATTGGCGCTTCCGCGTATTGCTATTTTACTTACTCGCGAGGGGTCTGGGTCGGCCTCTTGATTGCAATTGTAGCTTATTTGGCAGTTTCGCTCACCCCGCGACAGTTTCGCATGCTGCTTTGGGTGGGGGTTCCCTTAATTATTGCGGGACTATCACTTCTCGCGAGCGTGGACGGGATAGACGCAAGTTATCGAGACGAGATCTTCTGGCAATGGTCGTCCAAGTTGAGCGAGTTTTGGTTTTGGGGCGCTGGAGCGGGGGCTGATCCGAATATCTGTATCGAAGGCATTCGGCGTTGTTTCAATCAAGCACACAGCCTGTACCTGCAATTCTTTTACGAATACGGATTTCCTGGTCTCCTGCTTCTGCTTGCGTTAATCGGTACCCTTCTGTTGGGTGGATGGCGCAATCGATCAATCCAAGGCTACGCCTCTCTGGGCCTGGCGCTTATGGTCTTCGTTATCGTCGTCTCTATCGCTAATTACTATGTGATTCTTCTGCGTCCAAGTGTGTTTTGGATCGTTTTTTGGCTGCCAGTCGCAATACTTATGTATGAAGGTGCAGGTGGCGGGCGATCGGAGGTTAAGTAG
- a CDS encoding serine acetyltransferase: MKRYWCIEILGGSQKEFSWRRLRQKYKRSNRYAYLFWFRAAYVLHAEGGRFWKRRAKILNERISRKYNVEIMLGATVGEGLWIAHPSGIVISAYSKIGKNFKVWQGCTVGIKGGEGEKSIRIGDNVSLCANSCIIGDAISIADNVVVGAMTLINKDITAPGVYFNKRELVGPGCGGEIQP; encoded by the coding sequence ATGAAGCGATACTGGTGTATAGAGATTCTGGGCGGAAGCCAAAAAGAGTTTTCTTGGCGTCGGCTCAGGCAGAAGTATAAAAGAAGCAATCGCTATGCTTATTTGTTCTGGTTTCGTGCTGCCTACGTGCTTCACGCCGAGGGAGGGCGCTTTTGGAAGCGACGAGCCAAAATACTAAACGAGCGAATAAGTCGAAAATACAACGTTGAAATAATGCTTGGCGCGACAGTCGGCGAGGGTTTATGGATTGCCCACCCTTCCGGTATTGTGATTAGCGCATATTCCAAGATCGGGAAGAATTTCAAGGTCTGGCAGGGGTGCACTGTCGGTATCAAAGGTGGTGAGGGGGAAAAATCAATACGTATAGGGGATAACGTAAGTCTTTGTGCTAATTCTTGTATTATAGGTGACGCTATCTCAATTGCCGATAATGTGGTGGTCGGGGCAATGACGTTGATTAATAAGGATATTACCGCTCCTGGTGTCTACTTTAACAAAAGGGAGTTGGTCGGGCCTGGTTGCGGAGGCGAAATACAGCCTTAA